The genomic interval ACTGTTCCTTATATTCCGGACGATACAGCCGGTAGGGCACTTGTCCACACACAGACCACATAGCGTACAGATCTTCCGGTCAATCCGGATTTTTCCATCCGGGAAGCTGATCGCCTTGACCGGGCACACTTTCACGCACAACTGGCATTTGATGCAGCCTTTCCGACAAACCGCTTTGACCGAGCGTGCCGTATCCGGGGAGGTACAGGCAACCACGACCAAGTCGCGGGCCGGGAGTAAAGTGAGAACGCTACGGGGACATTCCTTCACACATCTACCACACCCAGTACACCGGCTCCCGATAATGACTGGCAGACCGGTGGTTTCGTCCATCCGGATGGCCTCGAAGGGACAGATCCTCTGACAACTGCCAAGCCCCAGGCATCCGTAATGACAGGCTTTAAAGGAAACCCCGTACACAGTGGCCGCCCGGCAATCAGCGACTCCCCGATAGATCGCTTGAGTTGTGGCTACCTCGTTTCCTCCCTGGCAGATCAGAACTGCTTTCCGGGTTTCCCGGACCGAAACTTCCTTGCCGAGCACTCGTCCGATCTCTTGCCAGGTACGGGTACCGCCTACTGGACAGGAGTCGATCGGTGCA from Atribacteraceae bacterium carries:
- a CDS encoding RnfABCDGE type electron transport complex subunit B is translated as MNMTWTSIQPILIPVIVVGGLGMAFGVLLAWFAKKFAIKFDPAIEKIESVLPGVNCGACGFPGCSALAEAIVRGDAPIDSCPVGGTRTWQEIGRVLGKEVSVRETRKAVLICQGGNEVATTQAIYRGVADCRAATVYGVSFKACHYGCLGLGSCQRICPFEAIRMDETTGLPVIIGSRCTGCGRCVKECPRSVLTLLPARDLVVVACTSPDTARSVKAVCRKGCIKCQLCVKVCPVKAISFPDGKIRIDRKICTLCGLCVDKCPTGCIVRNIRNSVPAEASSSVPVPAVPVEVEEPMR